A window of the Besnoitia besnoiti strain Bb-Ger1 chromosome VI, whole genome shotgun sequence genome harbors these coding sequences:
- a CDS encoding hypothetical protein (encoded by transcript BESB_066070): protein MEDDSYGTEGEWMDTLLPQQVLPVSDVSSASGAFCSASDVVAAAASAVAACMDDEVDENLLQPLAEAYLLAVRNEARLLPKVVCASGNSQHAPLSRRDVSGGKGEVANDCQCSAELRQKAVPYSADEAGTICALGDGSASSGHGMWLETRSINGHPHDEAKSPSRSMSFTTGSAVHEGLPNFVAEVDKFAGAPAQARYSAAPTGSSGQCSLTLSGRQGMADNTDMRFMPATQMYGTDSSASADDSEDIDTQEMSYLQKILIMEKKRSAAESSEMAPSLEWSKDSLSAFVALRESLSQEAAPAVQRGVPQAKNGNCQSWDETEWRLYCRCYPPSVEMLARCDNVTLCRVLSLLADDIVLQRRAITRTHVNGRTSENDTAPMRLQRSKCHGQAGCPCCSVEACHLTLQQASWLFGIFLFLDELQAMDADVAFCIQSVRRECESARRRLARNFQARRKADMIGAAAGVAEERKIDSVAREVRGGSAVERSEGSLLAALNLLILVTGDFFKQK from the exons ATGGAAGATGATTCTTATGGTACAGAGGGCGAGTGGATGGACACTCTCCTGCCCCAGCAGGTCCTCCCCGTTTCCGACGTCAGCTCTGCGTCCGGCGCCTTCTGTAGTGCATCTGATGTTGTggcagcagctgccagcGCTGTGGCCGCCTGCATGGATGATGAAGTAGACGAAAACTTGTTGCAGCCTCTTGCTGAGGCATATCTACTTGCTGTCCGAAATGAAGCGCGGCTTCTGCCGAAGGTTGTGTGTGCCTCCGGTAACAGTCAACACGCGCCCCTCTCGAGAAGAGACGTATCAGGGGGTAAGGGTGAAGTTGCTAATGATTGTCAATGTTCCGCAGAGCTACGACAGAAGGCAGTGCCATACTCTGCAGATGAAGCAGGTACTATCTGCGCTTTAGGAGATGGAAGTGCGTCGAGCGGTCACGGAATGTGGCTTGAGACACGCTCAATCAATGGTCACCCGCACGATGAAGCGAAATCCCCCTCCAGAAGCATGTCCTTCACCACAGGAAGCGCTGTACATGAAGGACTGCCGAACTTTGTGGCAGAAGTTGACAAGTTTGCGGGTGCACCCGCACAAGCGCGTTactccgcagcgccgactGGATCTTCTGGACAGTGTAGTCTTACGTTGTCCGGGCGACAGGGCATGGCCGACAATACTGACATGCGCTTCATGCCTGCTACACAGATGTACGGTACCGACAGTTCCGCTAGTGCTGACGACTCTGAGGACATCGATACACAGGAAATGTCATATCTACAGAAGATTCTGATTATGGAGAAGAAACGGAGTGCTGCGGAGTCGTCCGAAATGGCTCCATCGTTGGAATGGTCGAAGGACTCACTCTCTGCCTTCGTGGCTCTGCGCGAGAGTCTATCTCAAGAAGCCGCTCCAGCAGTCCAAAGAGGAGTCCCTCAGGCGAAAAACGGGAACTGTCAGAGCTGGGATGAGACAGAGTGGAGACTGTACTGTCGATGCTACCCACCGTCAGTTGAGATGTTGGCCCGATGCGACAATGTTACGCTTTGCCGGgtgctttctcttctcgctgatGACATCGTCTTGCAGCGTAGGGCAATTACGCGCACCCATGTCAATGGGAGAACGAGTGAAAATGATACGGCGCCGATGCGTTTACAGAGAAGTAAATGCCACGGCCAGGCAGGATGTCCTTGCTGTAGCGTGGAGGCATGTCATCTAACGCTACAGCAAGCGAGTTGGCTATTCGGTATCTTTCTTTTCCTAGACGAGCTTCAG GCTATGGACGCTGACGTGGCGTTCTGCATCCAGAGTGTGAGGCGAGAGTGTGAAAGCGCACGTCGAAGGCTCGCACGAAATTTCCAAGCGCGGAGAAAAGCAGACATGATcggagccgcagcaggtGTAGCAGAGGAGCGCAAGATCGATTCCGTGGCACGTGAGGTGCGGGGCGGCTCCGCCGTCGAGCGCTCGGAGGGGAGTCTTTTGGCGGCTTTGAACCTACTTATTCTTGTAACAGGAGATTTCTTCAAGCAGAAGTGA
- a CDS encoding hypothetical protein (encoded by transcript BESB_066090) — translation MPNNPKTVSLQEELRQSLSQLPLDILLPLVAEFKPETAAGVRALADQGLDERLVVSMLCDEDTVLSASFQQPPSFAGAQQSSTSGFNFRSPLMHILSAGHEQHVEECSSPISAVACAKCIPEGHQYLAYECDAEATNAKPVSNQDYHASVDTVSTAASQRVADEVPAANVCVSMTSTGGPSVSGGVGSSRNYMGPDNRLPDEERMTRGQQVS, via the coding sequence ATGCCGAATAACCCGAAAACAGTTAGTCTTCAAGAGGAGCTGCGCCAGTCTCTAAGCCAGTTACCTTTGGAtattcttcttcctctggtTGCGGAGTTCAAGCCGGAGACTGCTGCAGGTGTGCGGGCTCTTGCTGACCAAGGACTAGACGAACGACTTGTTGTCAGCATGCTCTGCGACGAAGACACCGTCTTGTCAGCGTCCTTTCAGCAACCCCCCAGTTTTGCAGgggcgcagcagagctcAACAAGCGGATTTAATTTCCGCTCGCCACTTATGCATATTCTGTCGGCGGGGCACGAGCAGCACGTGGAGGAATGCAGTAGTCCGATCAGCGCAGTGGCGTGTGCTAAATGCATTCCGGAGGGGCACCAATACCTTGCATATGAGTGTGACGCAGAAGCAACAAACGCGAAGCCTGTATCAAATCAGGATTATCATGCGTCTGTCGATACGGTGTCTACCGCGGCTTCTCAGAGGGTGGCTGATGAAGTACCGGCAGCCAACGTATGCGTGTCGATGACGAGTACAGGAGGTCCTTCGGTTTCCGGCGGTGTTGGAAGCAGCAGAAACTACATGGGCCCGGATAATCGTTTGCCCGATGAAGAGAGAATGACGCGAGGGCAACAGGTCAGTTAA
- a CDS encoding hypothetical protein (encoded by transcript BESB_066110) → MVTPYYNDGVPSMISAFWKETPTRWYVGQLFVFGGQRTIQSSGADPRLGLVIAEIGYQVILIFFALVAYLPTVGSPRKWAKLYYVAIAGMLLEVVSVAVVR, encoded by the coding sequence ATGGTTACCCCTTACTATAATGACGGTGTACCTTCAATGATCTCCGCTTTCTGGAAAGAGACACCTACAAGATGGTACGTTGGGCAGCTGTTCGTTTTTGGAGGTCAACGGACGATCCAGTCGTCGGGTGCCGACCCCAGGCTGGGTCTGGTCATTGCCGAAATAGGGTATCAGGTTATCCTGATCTTTTTCGCCCTTGTGGCATATCTTCCCACAGTCGGGTCACCACGGAAATGGGCAAAGCTCTACTACGTAGCCATAGCAGGAATGCTTCTGGAGGTAGTGTCCGTAGCCGTCGTCAGGTAG
- a CDS encoding putative citrate synthase (encoded by transcript BESB_066080): MNRLSAINGHLRPVGAASTGTAESQERVKTDTKVTTDSLIVVDERTGNEYSLPIQNDTVLAKDFGKIRIPGGPPLRIYDPGQMNTCVCTSRITYIDGAKGILRYRGYPIETLAERVSFEECAFLLMYGELPTAPQLASYSATLRRLGDIPTDLRRLIKTFRPEAHPMGVLMACLAAAGTIYPEANPCIAGQTVYKDVLVRNKHLLQVLAMTPAIAANILRHRQGLPLVSPDPKLGFTAGFLAMMDKRGSLPCSPHPVLVKALDILFVLHADHELNCSTAAARHVASSNADIYTSMAAATGALYGPRHGGANEAVVRMLERIKTIDAVPGFISRVKERKEKLMGFGHRVYKSYDPRANIIRQVAELVFKVVGDSPLIVVARELERMAMKDPYFTSRRLYPNVDFYSGIIYKAMGFPIDFFPLLFAIPRMAGWTAHFNEFVNDPENRIARPFQVYLGHGLRSEVPPIKKRQELVADTAFQVKISADDRRQLLSTAIEATPTSAT, translated from the exons ATGAATCGTCTCAGTGCTATCAACGGACATCTCCGTCCCGTTGGCGCAGCCAGCACCGGCACCGCCGAGAGTCAGGAGAGAGTAAAAACAGATACCAAGGTAACTACAGACAGCTTGATTGTTGTCGATGAGCGAACAG GAAACGAATATAGTCTGCCTATACAAAACGATACCGTCCTGGCGAAGGACTTTGGCAAGATTCGAATACCGGGaggcccgccgctgcgcatcTATGACCCCGGTCAGATGAACACTTGTGTGTGTACATCTCGAATCACATACATCGATGGAGCCAAAGGCATATTGAG GTACCGCGGCTATCCTATTGAGACTCTGGCGGAGAGAGTGTCATTCGAAGAATGCGCTTTTCTGTTGATGTATGGGGAGCTGCCCACCGCCCCGCAACTGGCATCATACAGTGCCACGTTGAGAAGGTTGGGTGATATTCCTACGGACTTAAGAA GACTGATCAAAACTTTCCGCCCTGAAGCACATCCCATGGGCGTTCTGATGGCGTGTCTGGCTGCGGCTGGGACGATTTATCCGGAAGCAAACCCTTGCATTGCCGGCCAGACTGTGTACAAGGATGTACTTGTCAGGAACAAGCATCTGCTTCAGGTGCTTGCTATGACGCCTGCTATAGCAGCGAACATTCTCCG GCACAGACAAGGGCTTCCTCTTGTTAGCCCAGATCCTAAACTAGGATTTACCGCCGGCTTTTTGGCCATGATGGACAAGCGGGGCAGCTTACCATGCTCTCCACATCCAGTGCTCGTCAAA GCCCTGGATATTCTGTTCGTCCTCCATGCGGACCACGAACTAAACTGTAGCACGGCCGCTGCTCGCCACGTGGCTTCCTCGAATGCTGATATATACACTTCGATGGCTGCAGCGACCGGAGCCCTTTACGGGCCACGCCATGGG GGGGCGAATGAGGCTGTTGTGCGCATGCTCGAGCGTATAAAAACCATTGACGCCGTCCCCGGATTCATTTCGAGGGTGAAGGAAAGGAAG GAGAAATTGATGGGCTTCGGGCACCGTGTATATAAAAGCTACGACCCAAGAGCAAACATTATTCGCCAGGTGGCGGAGCTTGTTTTCAAGGTCGTCGGAGACTCTCCTCTCATTGTAGTGGCTCGAGAGTTGGAACGGATGGCCATGAAA GACCCATACTTCACTTCACGCCGTCTGTACCCAAACGTCGATTTCTACAGCGGTATTATATACAAAGCCATGGGCTTCCCCATTGACTTTTTTCCGCTGCTGTTCGCCATTCCGCGAATGGCCGGCTGGACGGCGCACTTCAATGAATTCGTCAACGATCCAGAAAATCGGATAGCACGGCCCTTTCAGGTGTATCTGGGACATGGACTCAGAAGCGAGGTCCCGCCGAtcaagaagagacaggaa CTGGTTGCGGATACTGCATTCCAAGTTAAAATTTCAGCAGACGACCGCCGCCAGCTCCTTTCTACGGCAATCGAGGCAACACCGACGTCGGCCACATGA
- a CDS encoding RNA recognition motif-containing protein (encoded by transcript BESB_066100), whose product MYAQTTPAADPQQASACLLNTLPQVAPVMPATVMPAPVILPMPMMVPPASQFGMGVASGYVTQPVAQSEDPTASAVQSFTANEAASLGSIMASGAPDKEKKVHLRKGAGRIWSDPTLDEWPENDFRVFCGDLGNEVTDEVLSNAFRKYKSFEKARVVRDKRTGKTKGYGFVSFSDPNDMLKALKEMNFKYVGNRPIRVLRSKWKDREIDSERNKKFQEITVVQPANSKTLRKFKKLGVSINGGKMARQQQAAAVMGSKAKKTHAPATTYGRMTYQYIKGGHSIAPALSQGACAAPNLLDDI is encoded by the exons ATGTACGCGCAGACTACTCCGGCCGCCGATCCGCAGCAGGCTTCGGCCTGTCTGCTTAATACGTTACCACAAGTCGCACCGGTGATGCCTGCAACCGTCATGCCTGCCCCTGTCATTCTTCCTATGCCCATGATGGTCCCTCCTGCATCACAATTCG GTATGGGTGTTGCAAGCGGCTACGTCACGCAACCCGTCGCACAAAGCGAGGATCCCACTGCGTCG GCTGTACAGAGTTTTACAGCAAATGAAGCGGCTTCCTTGGGCAGCATAATGGCCTCAGGCGCTCCGGACAAAGAAAAGAAGGTCCATCTGCGCAAGGGAGCAGGGCGGATATGGAGCGATCCCACCCTGGACGAGTGGCCTGAAAATGACTTCAG GGTATTTTGTGGAGACTTGGGCAATGAAGTTACGGACGAGGTATTGTCGAATGCTTTTCGAAAGTATAAGTCCTTCGAGAAGGCCCGCGTGGTTAGAGACAAGCGAACAGGAAAGACGAAAGGCTATG GCTTCGTGTCCTTTTCGGACCCAAATGACATGCTCAAGGCTTTAAAGGAGATGAATTTCAAATATGTAGGAAACCGGCCAATACGAGTTTTACGAAGCAAGTGGAAAGACAG GGAAATTGATTCAGAGCGGAACAAGAAGTTCCAG GAAATTACCGTCGTACAACCTGCCAACTCGAAGACACTTCGGAAGTTCAAGAAACTCGGTGTTTCGATCAATGGCGGGAAAATGG CACGGCAGCAacaggcggcagcggtgaTGGGATCAAAGGCAAAAAAGACTCATGCGCCCGCTACGACATACGGACGCATGACGTACCAGTACATCAAAGGAGGTCATTCTATTGCTCCTGCTCTATCACAAGGGGCGTGTGCGGCACCGAATCTCTTAGATGATATATGA